Genomic window (Chryseobacterium bernardetii):
AGCTGTGTCATTAGGCTTTAAAGCATTTTTTAATGAAACCTCGGAAGTATTTCCTGTAACACTAATGATTTCGGAACCTGTTTTAAAAACAGCGTTTTTCAGCTTAAGATCAGGATTAAAGTTGATCAGGATTTTATGGATTGGCTCTTTTGTTTGGTTTTTAAGAATATAATGGCCAACAATTTCATAGGAGTTTTGGGATGGATACAGACTGATTTCCGTTTTCACATCCGTTATATCAGGCTTTGGAAGACTTTCATACTTCCGGAAATCCTTTTCATATTGAACAGAATTCAAAATATCTTTTTCATGATCTTTAGGAATATATCCTCTCATAAAATAGTTTCCGGAAATCATTCCTGAAATGAACAGGATAATGGTGAGGGCATACTGAAGAGCAGAAACTTTTTTGAACTTAATAAAGGTATTTATCAGCCATAATAAGGCAATGATTCCGGTTCCCAATAAAAGTCTTTGTCCAAAAGCTTTTTCATAGATCCCATACCCGTTGAAATCGCTGTAGCTTCCTTTAAAATCTGAAAATATCCTTAAAACAGGATAAGAAAGAATCTTACCGGAAACTGGCCCAGCAAGTACAAAAACAGCCAGAACAGATATTCCCAACGCGATAAATTTGTTCGGAATTCTGTCATTGATAACCAGGATAAATCCGGAAAATAAGATCAATGGAAATGTATTGAAAAGAAAAACACCAAGATAAGCACTCCAATCAACATGAAAATACTGATAAGCAGCCTGAAAAATAATACCCTCTCCAATTAAAATTCCTGTAAAGAAGAACAACAGGATACTTATGGAAATGAAATGTCCGGTTAACTTTTTATTAGAGAAAAAAGTACTGTTTTCAATCATCGAAAATCCGAATGATTCCGATCTCCAATACAGGTCATTAAGAAAATAGGCTGAGATGATTAACCCAAGCAAGTGAAAATTTTCAGATATGGTGGCTGCCATAAGGCCGGAACTGGCATATTTCTGTGGAAGCCGGATGCCTTTTTCAATTTCTGCATACATTTCCATACCTATAGCAAATACCAGGAGAATAGAAACTGCGGGAACCGTAATGCTTTTGAACAGGTAAATCAGGTCTATTTTGGCAAAAGATAATGTGGATTGTATAGCAGGAATTCTTCCATAATGAGGTTGTACCGAAGCATATCCGGATTTGAAAAATTTTGGTTGAGAATCATCTTTGGGCGATGCTTTTTTTGCCTTTTGTTTTGAAATATTTGAAAAGGAGAATTTTTTTACAGTCAACCATAGAAAAAGAATAGATATAATTAAACAGAAGATTCTGTTGAAAAGCAAATAACCCGTCATAGGGACAAACTGAATGTTTTTTTGTTCAACAGTAAGCAATCTTGCATTTAGAAAGTAAGAAGATAGCCCAAAAGGATCAAGGATCGCTGAGATCTGCTGGGCTTCCAAAGATTGTGGCATAGCTCCCGCCATGAATGGTGAATTGGAAAATAATAAGATAACCATGTAGAAAATATATAATAATAAGCCACCAATCACAACCAACAGTTTTTTCCTTAAAATAAAAGTTATAGAAAACAGAAAACTGCCTACCAAAAATGTATTGATGAAACCGAATATCAATAAAGGATAAAGGTAGTAAACTATAGAAAAACCCTCTTGCATTTCACTTCCTGTGCGCAGGTTTTGGCCAATGATAAACCCGGAGATCAGAGATGAAAAGCTTAGGAATGTCTGTAGAAAATAGATCAGGAATTTTTCTTTCAGGTAGCTTTGCTTTGAAAGAGGGAATGAAAATAAAACTGTATCAAACCTTGAGTCTTTTTCTTTAAACAAAAACTGTAAGGCATAAATAGTGGCAAAAAAAATGATGGAAAGACTCAGTATTCCGGTCATAAATCCAATGGTGTAAGGTGAATTTAAATAGATTCCTTCTCCTGCAGAAAGATTGAACTGATTCCCACAGAAAATACCCAGAAACACAAGAATTAAGGCAATAGAATATGTAAGCCAGTGTTTGGTGTTGCGTCTGACTTCAAAAGAAAATATAGCATTCATGGCTAAGGTTTTTGCGTTAAGGTATAAAAGTAAAAGTGCTCCAGTAAAGGATTTACAGCATTGAAATTTTCAGGATGCTTTTCTGAAAAAATAGTGATATGATGTTTTCTTTCTATTAATTGTCTGCTGATAACTTCATAATGAGAATAATAATTTTCCAGGTCATTGTTATCAATAGAGCGGGACCATATTTTGTTCTCTAATTCAGCCATTAACTGCTTTGGTTTTCCTTTTCTAAGGATTTTTCCATGGTTCATGACTGCAATTTCTGAACACAGATTTTTCACATCTTCCACCAGATGAGTGGAAAGGATGACAATAATGTCCTGGCTGATATCATTTAAAAGAATATTGAAACGGTTGCGCTCTTCAGGATCTAATCCAGCTGTAGGCTCATCTGCAATAACAATCCTGGGATTTCCCAATAATGCCTGGGCTACTCCGAAGCGCTGCTTCATCCCACCGGAAAAAGTGTGAACTTCTTTCTTTTGGAAATCGGAAAGGTTTACTTTCTCAAGCAGATCCAGAATTTGTTTTTTCCGGCTGTTACGGTCTGTAATCCCTTTCAGTACAGCAATATGTTCTAAAAGATCATATGCAGAAACTTTAGGATATACTCCAAAATCCTGAGGCAGAAATCCTAAGTTTTGTTTGATGAATTCAGGTTTTTTAATAATATCAATATCATTGAAAGAAATGTTTCCTGAACTGGGCTTCTGTAATCCTACAATGGTTTTCATCAGGGATGATTTCCCGGCTCCATTCGGACCTAAAAGCCCAAACATTCCGTTGCTGATTTCTAAGGATATGTTATCAATGGCCTGATAACCATTTTTATAGGTAAGATTAAGATTATTGATGGATAAGGTATTCATAATAGTGAGTTTGGGGAATAAGAGGGTAGGTAATCCGGTTGGGGACTACTGTTGTTTAAAGAGACGGATTGATAACAGGCGAAGAGATCAGAGGCAAGAGTAGAGAAACAAATTATAAGACTTCCAGCTTTCAAACATCAAACGATTGAAAGGATGATAACCTTAAACGATGAACTTTATACTTTAAATGCTACGAAGTTTACTCTTTGTACTCCAGAATATCTCCTGGCTGACATTCCAGAACTTTGCAGATAGCTTCCAGGGTATCGAAACGTACACCTTTGGCCTTTCCGGTTTTAAGGATGGATAAATTAACGGGAGTAATTCCCAGTTTTTCTGCCAATTCTTTACTCTGCATTTTTCGCTTGGCCAGCATCACATCTAAATTGACTATAATTGGCATGTTAAATAATTAGGTCTTGTTCGTTTTGCAAATGTAGCCCTTGCTTAAAGATATTCGCAAGAAACAGACAGAAAATTCCAAGCATAAAGTGAATAAACACCAGTCCCCAGATAATATTTTCCACTTCTACAAAGAAACTCGCGATAATAACCAGTGGAAGCGGGATGAAAATATTAAAAAGGTAAAATCTCATAAGTTGCAGGATATGGTCTTTTGTAAAAAGCTTTGGTTGAAAAAATACCCTGAAAACTTTTGCTGATAGCCAGAAAAAGATCCCATAAGGAATTAAAACCAGCATAAATGAAAAAATGATATAGGGATAATTATCTTCTATATTCAGAAATGGCTGTTGGGTAAATGGATAGTTAATGTGTAAATATTTGCCGTTTCCATATGGGGTTACCGAGAACCCTGTGGTAAGGCAAAGCAGCGCATACAATGAGGTGATCAAATATCCGGCAGATAAAATTGAGCAGATATAAAATAAAATCCTGGAAATAATTTTGGTCTGATTCATATCACGATCATTAATTAATATTGCAAATGTATAATAAATTATCGTAAAACAATAATTTATTTAAATAAAGTTTTATTTATAAGATTGATTTCATCTCTAAAGAAATTGTATTAATCCTTATCTTTAATATAAAATATATCATCATGGCTTATAATATTGAATTGGCAGATAAGGTTCGCGAATGGCTGGCCAATATACACGATATTAAGATAGAAGAAAAGAAAATGTTCGGCGGACTGGCATTTCTGGTGAATGATAAAATGTGTATCAATATCAGCCACGACAACCTGATGTGCCGCTATAATCCTGACAGAGAAGAGGAAGTAGCAGAGAAAAATGGTTTTCTTCCCATGATTATGAGAGGGAAACAGTTAAAGGAATATTGTTATGTAGAACCCATTGGTTTTCAGAAACCTGAGGATTTTGAATATTGGATGAGACTTTGTCTTGAGTACAACAACATTGCAAAAGCATCAAAGAAGAAGTAAGTTTGATGGTTTTAGAGTGGGAGAGTATGAGAGTATGACAGTGGGTGACCACTGTTGTAGCTTCCCACTATTCATTACTCATTATTTATTACTCATTGCTTATGATTTTCCGTATAATTGTTCTCTTATCTGAATCAGGATTTTGGTTGTTTTCTCCAGATCGGGCGATTCGGGAAGTAGGGAAACGGAATGATGATGCTCAATAGATTCAATGAGGTTTTCTGCTTTTTCCATCACTGCTTCATAAGACCAGTTTCCGGCTTTGATATCCAGTAATTCATCCTTATTCTCTACACGGATCTGAAGAGAATTGCTTTTGAAAATCTGTTCACAGGATTGCAGCAAACGGATGGTATGCATTATATTTTTACTGTCGTAGTTTTGTCCATGCTTCTGATTGACATTGTACCGGTCTTCATTACGTTCTTCTACCCATTTCCAATATTCCCTGTAATCTTTGCAGTAAGTAGAGTAGGCATCCAGATTGCAGAACAGATAAGCACAGGGTTTTTCTTTTTTGGAAACAGAAGATACCGAAACCTGGTTCGCTTCTTCATGCTGGATAATTCCTTTATAGTTCAATGTTTTTGAATCATCATAAAATAACGCAAACATTCCTTTGGTATGGTCAATAGCGGTCAATCCACATT
Coding sequences:
- a CDS encoding ABC transporter ATP-binding protein, translated to MNTLSINNLNLTYKNGYQAIDNISLEISNGMFGLLGPNGAGKSSLMKTIVGLQKPSSGNISFNDIDIIKKPEFIKQNLGFLPQDFGVYPKVSAYDLLEHIAVLKGITDRNSRKKQILDLLEKVNLSDFQKKEVHTFSGGMKQRFGVAQALLGNPRIVIADEPTAGLDPEERNRFNILLNDISQDIIVILSTHLVEDVKNLCSEIAVMNHGKILRKGKPKQLMAELENKIWSRSIDNNDLENYYSHYEVISRQLIERKHHITIFSEKHPENFNAVNPLLEHFYFYTLTQKP
- a CDS encoding helix-turn-helix domain-containing protein, which encodes MPIIVNLDVMLAKRKMQSKELAEKLGITPVNLSILKTGKAKGVRFDTLEAICKVLECQPGDILEYKE
- a CDS encoding nucleotidyltransferase domain-containing protein, coding for MSIQDLKTRSLLLFEAISGSRAFGLATETSDTDIRGVCYLPKEDFFGLNYIPQISNETNDITYYEIGRFVELLQKNNPNILEVLASPEDCILYKHPLIDLLKPEDFLSKLCKDTFAGYAVSQIKKAKGLHKKILNPIDKERKSVLDFCFILDGQGSVALKKWLSEKGKIQEKCGLTAIDHTKGMFALFYDDSKTLNYKGIIQHEEANQVSVSSVSKKEKPCAYLFCNLDAYSTYCKDYREYWKWVEERNEDRYNVNQKHGQNYDSKNIMHTIRLLQSCEQIFKSNSLQIRVENKDELLDIKAGNWSYEAVMEKAENLIESIEHHHSVSLLPESPDLEKTTKILIQIREQLYGKS
- a CDS encoding ABC transporter permease/M1 family aminopeptidase, yielding MNAIFSFEVRRNTKHWLTYSIALILVFLGIFCGNQFNLSAGEGIYLNSPYTIGFMTGILSLSIIFFATIYALQFLFKEKDSRFDTVLFSFPLSKQSYLKEKFLIYFLQTFLSFSSLISGFIIGQNLRTGSEMQEGFSIVYYLYPLLIFGFINTFLVGSFLFSITFILRKKLLVVIGGLLLYIFYMVILLFSNSPFMAGAMPQSLEAQQISAILDPFGLSSYFLNARLLTVEQKNIQFVPMTGYLLFNRIFCLIISILFLWLTVKKFSFSNISKQKAKKASPKDDSQPKFFKSGYASVQPHYGRIPAIQSTLSFAKIDLIYLFKSITVPAVSILLVFAIGMEMYAEIEKGIRLPQKYASSGLMAATISENFHLLGLIISAYFLNDLYWRSESFGFSMIENSTFFSNKKLTGHFISISILLFFFTGILIGEGIIFQAAYQYFHVDWSAYLGVFLFNTFPLILFSGFILVINDRIPNKFIALGISVLAVFVLAGPVSGKILSYPVLRIFSDFKGSYSDFNGYGIYEKAFGQRLLLGTGIIALLWLINTFIKFKKVSALQYALTIILFISGMISGNYFMRGYIPKDHEKDILNSVQYEKDFRKYESLPKPDITDVKTEISLYPSQNSYEIVGHYILKNQTKEPIHKILINFNPDLKLKNAVFKTGSEIISVTGNTSEVSLKNALKPNDTATLDFKISYQWFAVNGHQSFNAIIENGSFMRISKYYPNIGYQSDYEIQDKKIRSQYALGKFRKIKNPEAPEMFKKDFINLDMTFSTEKHQTAVGTGDLIKKWTQSDRNYFKYQATNIPFRFAVSSAEYELKTLNYKGIIITIFYHKNHFENIEHLMKNVQLTLDYCQQNFGKYPFKTINFAEISSFTRGFAATAYPSAVFMPENMVFHANIHSDQKQDVINELAGHELSHLWWGNSRIDPDDREGSVMLTETLAMYTEMMLYKKMHGKAKMMERLKVHQQIYDGEKGLSQNIPIYRATGDIPHISYSKGAVAMVTLSDLIGENKVNTALKAFLNHNQYPKKPSSLDLLQEFYKVCPNDVSRKEIDRLFKNL
- a CDS encoding TfoX/Sxy family protein, with the translated sequence MAYNIELADKVREWLANIHDIKIEEKKMFGGLAFLVNDKMCINISHDNLMCRYNPDREEEVAEKNGFLPMIMRGKQLKEYCYVEPIGFQKPEDFEYWMRLCLEYNNIAKASKKK
- a CDS encoding DUF2975 domain-containing protein, which translates into the protein MNQTKIISRILFYICSILSAGYLITSLYALLCLTTGFSVTPYGNGKYLHINYPFTQQPFLNIEDNYPYIIFSFMLVLIPYGIFFWLSAKVFRVFFQPKLFTKDHILQLMRFYLFNIFIPLPLVIIASFFVEVENIIWGLVFIHFMLGIFCLFLANIFKQGLHLQNEQDLII